The proteins below come from a single Deltaproteobacteria bacterium genomic window:
- a CDS encoding type II toxin-antitoxin system prevent-host-death family antitoxin, producing MVIKSIAAGKFKQTCLALLDSVANHRMQVLVTKRGRPVARLVPIETDEEIEQVALAELCGKGRMLVDEETFLAPTDDLAGWKT from the coding sequence ATGGTCATAAAATCTATTGCTGCCGGAAAATTCAAACAAACCTGCTTGGCATTACTTGACAGTGTCGCCAACCATCGCATGCAAGTACTCGTTACTAAACGTGGCCGTCCCGTTGCACGGCTTGTACCAATAGAAACCGATGAAGAAATTGAACAAGTAGCCCTGGCAGAGCTATGTGGTAAAGGTCGTATGCTTGTCGATGAAGAAACGTTTCTTGCGCCAACAGACGATCTAGCCGGTTGGAAAACTTAA